A genomic stretch from Sphingobacterium sp. ML3W includes:
- a CDS encoding M20 family metallopeptidase — protein MASTKEKVLALAHQYFEDTVANRRHLHQNPELSFEEYNTSAFVKAQLDQLGIPYEVKADTGIVALIKGELPSDEVIALRGDMDALPIQEVEGRPYGSNNPGVMHACGHDVHTSSLLGTAKILHSLKAEFGGTVKLIFQPGEERLPGGASIMIKEGALQNPAPSAIIGQHVMPFIEVGKVGFREGKYMASCDELFMTVKGRGGHGAHPHQNIDPIVITAHIITALQQIASRFADPRTPTVLSFGKIIANGATNIVPDQVYLEGTFRTFDEQWRAEAHEKMVKMAVGIAESMGATCDFEVRRGYPFLINEPELTKSARTFAEEYLGKENVVDLDLWPAAEDFSYYSQEINACFYRLGTGNKAKGITSAVHTPTFDVDESSLEISTGLMAYITLRRLGY, from the coding sequence ATGGCAAGTACGAAAGAAAAAGTCCTGGCCTTAGCCCATCAATACTTTGAAGATACAGTCGCTAACCGTAGACATCTTCATCAAAATCCTGAACTTTCCTTTGAAGAGTATAATACTTCGGCATTTGTAAAGGCGCAGCTGGATCAATTAGGCATCCCTTACGAAGTAAAAGCAGATACGGGTATTGTAGCACTAATTAAAGGTGAACTCCCTTCAGATGAAGTAATCGCATTGCGAGGGGATATGGATGCATTACCTATTCAGGAAGTCGAAGGACGACCTTATGGATCCAATAACCCAGGCGTCATGCATGCTTGTGGCCATGATGTACATACATCCTCGCTTTTGGGAACTGCGAAGATATTACATAGCTTGAAAGCTGAATTTGGTGGTACGGTAAAGTTAATCTTTCAGCCAGGCGAAGAACGTTTGCCTGGAGGTGCATCCATTATGATCAAAGAAGGAGCACTACAAAATCCTGCACCTTCTGCTATAATAGGTCAACATGTAATGCCGTTTATCGAAGTTGGCAAAGTTGGATTTCGTGAAGGTAAGTATATGGCTTCCTGTGACGAGTTATTTATGACCGTTAAAGGTAGAGGAGGGCACGGAGCACATCCACATCAGAATATTGATCCGATTGTGATCACAGCACATATTATTACTGCTTTACAACAGATAGCAAGCCGCTTTGCAGATCCGCGTACACCGACGGTTTTGTCTTTTGGCAAAATCATCGCTAACGGTGCAACAAATATTGTTCCTGACCAAGTTTATCTCGAGGGTACATTCCGTACATTCGATGAGCAATGGCGCGCCGAAGCACATGAGAAGATGGTAAAAATGGCTGTTGGAATCGCAGAAAGTATGGGTGCTACCTGTGATTTTGAGGTTCGCAGAGGCTATCCATTTTTGATCAATGAGCCTGAACTGACGAAGAGTGCGCGTACTTTTGCGGAGGAATATCTTGGAAAAGAGAATGTCGTGGATTTAGATCTTTGGCCTGCTGCTGAAGATTTTTCCTACTATTCGCAAGAAATCAATGCTTGTTTCTACCGACTAGGCACGGGAAATAAAGCGAAAGGAATAACTTCTGCGGTTCATACACCAACCTTCGATGTTGACGAGTCCTCGTTGGAGATCAGTACAGGGCTAATGGCGTATATCACGTTGCGCAGATTAGGCTATTAG
- a CDS encoding SPOR domain-containing protein, whose amino-acid sequence MLKRGLIFIHALVLFTIVNVKAQEKGGVIVTKDSLITQLQNFRAAMGINPVESKITTVPSKPVVRSAATRVKVRGFRVQIFAGSSRNQAFSEQTRFRGMYKDVDTYITYDEPNYRVKVGDFRSRSEANAFMRELRQYFSNVFVFSESVFVYQ is encoded by the coding sequence ATGCTGAAGAGAGGATTGATTTTCATACATGCACTTGTGCTATTTACGATCGTTAATGTAAAGGCGCAAGAAAAGGGTGGAGTTATTGTAACCAAAGATTCTTTGATTACACAGCTTCAAAATTTTAGGGCTGCCATGGGAATCAATCCTGTCGAAAGCAAAATCACAACAGTTCCTTCGAAACCTGTTGTACGTTCTGCTGCAACAAGAGTCAAGGTGAGAGGCTTTCGCGTACAGATCTTTGCTGGATCTAGTCGAAATCAAGCTTTTTCGGAGCAAACTCGTTTCCGGGGAATGTATAAAGATGTTGATACCTATATCACCTATGATGAACCCAATTATCGGGTGAAGGTGGGCGACTTTAGAAGTCGTTCCGAAGCAAATGCGTTTATGCGTGAGCTGCGTCAATATTTTAGTAACGTTTTCGTATTTTCAGAAAGCGTTTTTGTCTATCAATAA